The Bosea sp. AS-1 region ATCGGGCGAGGGAAGTCGAAGCGCTCGGGGTCGCCCTTGGCCGCCTCGCGCTCGACGGACGGACCGCCCGGATAGGGCAAGGCGAGCATCTTGGCGATCTTGTCGAAGGCCTCGCCGACGGCGTCGTCGATGGTGCCGCCGAGCTTGAGGTAGTCCCCGATGCCGCGCACCGCGAGAAGCTGGGTATGACCGCCGGAGACCAGCAGCAGCAGATAGGGAAAGGCAACGTCGTCGGTAAGGCGCGCGGTCAGCGCATGGGCCTCGAGGTGGTTGATGGCGATGAAGGGCTTGCCCGTGGCGAGCGCGATCGCCTTGCCGGCGGTGAGCCCGACCATGACGCCTCCGACGAGGCCGGGGCCGGCGGCGGCGGCGACGGCGTCGATGTCGCCGGGCTTGAGCTCGGCATGGGCAAAGGCGCGCGCGATGATGCGGTCGATCGCCTCGACATGGGCGCGGGCCGCGATCTCCGGCACGACGCCGCCATAGGCGGCATGGGCCGCGATCTGGCTCAGGATCTCGTTCGACAGGATCTTGGTCTCACCCGAGCGTTCGACGGAGACGATCGCGGCTGCCGTTTCGTCGCAGGTCGTCTCTATCCCAAGAACACGCATGATCGGTCGACTTGTCCCGCGGAATGGAGGATCAGGTGATGAGGCGTTGCAGGCAGCGGTGTTCCGCCGGCAATTCCTTCGTATAGTGCCTGCCACGGTCGAAGGCCAAGGACAAAGCGGCCGGTGGCTCAGGGGAGCCGCCCGCCGGGCTGTAAAGAAAAGGGAGAGGGATGGCCGGCATCATCGTTCCGCCTCAATGCAACCCGATCGCGGGAGCCTGTGCCGTTCGCGGCTCGTGCCATGATCGTTGGCCGTTTCGTCAGGAGCTGTGAATGCGCGTCTTCGTCTTCCGACCTCGCCCCGATGCCGATCGCACGGCCGAGGCCATCGCGGCTCATGGCTTCGAGCCGCTGGTCGCGCCGCTGTTCGAGGTGGTCAGGTTGCCGGGCGAGGCGCCGGCCGGGGATTTCGCAGCCATCGTCCTGAGCAGCGGCAATGCCGTGCCGATGCTGGCGGAAGGGCCGGAGGCCTGGCGTGACCTGCCGATCTTCACGGTGGGCGCCCGCACCGCGGCGAAGGTTCGCGAAGCGGGTTTGGAGGATGCACGCAGCGCCGATGGCGACCGCAACGACCTGATCGCGTTGATCAGGCGGACGCTGCCGGCGCCGGCCCGGCTGCTGATGATCGCGGCACGGGACCGCAACGAGGATGTGCCGCAGCGACTGAGGGATGCGGGCTATGATGTCGGGCTCTGGGAGGCCTACGCCGCCGAAGCGGTTTCGATGCTGCCGGAGGATGCGCAGGCCGCGTTGCGGCATGGCAAGGCCGATGCCGCTTTGCACTATTCGGCGCGGGGCGCCAAAACCTTCCTCAGCCTGGCCCAGGCTGCTGGCGTCGAGGAGCAGGCGCTGGAACTGACCCATGTCGCGCTTTCGGCCAATGTGGCCTCGCCGCTGATCTCGGCCGGCGCCAGCACGGTGCTGGTCGCCGAGCATCCGGAGGAGGCGGGAATGCTGGCGGCGCTGGAGCAGGTCTCTCAGCGCCTGCGACCGGAAGACGCGGGGCGCGCAGAGACGCGCGGCAGCCTCAAGCGCACGCCGCCGACCATCGAGCTCAAGGCCGAGCCTCAGCCGCAAGCCGAGATGCCCGAACAGGCGGCAGATGCCAGGAAGCCGTCGCCCGAGGCGGCGGCGCCGACCGAGGCGCTGCCGAAGGAGTTCTCTCCGCCGCCGGCCGAGCCTCCGCGCTCGGGGGCCGAACCTGTTGCGCGGCCTGCGACGCCCTGGCCCGCTTTGGCGGTGGCCGGCGTGCTCGGCGGTCTCGTCGGGGCGGGGTTGATGTTCTACGCGACGCGGTCCGGCGGACCGGCGGTGAGTCCGACGCAGTTGGCCGATCTCAGCGGCCGCGTCGACGGATTGCAGGCTGCCGTCGTCAGCGCAGACCGCAAGGCAGAGACCGCCGGAGAGGCGGCGACGAAGGCGGGGTCCGAGGTGCAGGCGCTCGCAGGTCGCGTCGGCACGCTCGCCAAGGCGCCAGCCGCCGATACCGGCGCCGTCACCGAGCAACTCCAGCGCGCCGAGACGGCGCTGGCTGCTTCGGGCGAGCGCTTCGACAAGCTCGCGGCGCGCGTCGCGGCTGTCGAGACGCAGGCGAAGGCTGCACCCACGACCAGCCCCGAAGGGATGGCTGCGGCGCGCATCGTGCTGGCGGAGCGGGTTCAGCGAGCCCTTGCAGGTGGGCGCCCCTTTGCGAGCGATGTCGCGGCTTTGGTGAAGGGCGGAGTCGCGCAGGCCGACGCTGCGGCGCTGTCGGCGGTCGCAACGACAGGAGCCGCGACGCGCGAGGCTCTGCTCGCCGGCTTCCGCAAGCACGGCGCGATGTTCCAGCGCGAGGTCACGCCGCAATCGGATAGCTGGTCGGACAAGCTCTGGGGGCTGGCGAGCCGCATCGTCACGGTTCGGCCCGTTGGCGACAGCGGCTCGAACGACCCTGCGACGCTGCCCTTGCGGCTCGAAAGCGCCGTCGCAGCGAACGACATGCCAAAGGCGGCGGCGCTGTGGAGCCAGTTGCCCGAGCCGGCGCGCCGTGCCAGTGCGGAGTTCGGCGCCGATCTGCAGAAGCGGGCGGCGGCGGATGCAGCCATCGCCAAAATCGCGCAGGATGCAGTCGCGGCGCTGGGCACTGCGGGCTGACGGAGGATAGAAGAGTCCATGGTTCGCGTTCTCGTCTATCTCGCCGTTTTCGCCTGCCTGGCCTTCGGCGCCGTCTGGCTCGCCGACCGGCCCGGCGAAATTTCCGTGATCTGGCAGGGCTATCGTATCGATACCAGCGTCGCGATCGGCGCGATCGGCGTGGTCGTGCTCGCCTTCCTGGTGCTGCTGGTCTGGGCGGTGATCCGCTTCGTCTTCGGGCTGCCTTCCGCCTTTAGCCTGTCGTCGCGGGCAAGGCGCCGGGCGCGCGGTTTCGAGGCCGTCTCGCGCGGCATGGTCGCGATCGGCGCGGGCGATCCCGTCGCGGCGGGGCGCTACACCGGCGAGGCGCGCCGCTTCGTGCCGAGCGAGCCGCTGACCCTGCTGCTGGAGGCGCAGACGGCGCAGCTCACCGGCAATCGTGCCCAGGCCGAAGCCGCCTTCAAGGCGATGCTCGACCGTTCGGAGACGCGGGTGCTTGGCCTGCGCGGTCTTTTTGTCGAAGCCAAGCGGCGTGGCGACATGGCGGCGGCCCGTGCCTTCGCCGACGATGCGGTACGCCGCTCGCCCTCGCTTGCCTGGGCGAACGATGCGCTGCTCGACTTCCACACCAATGCCGGGGACTGGCAGGCGGCGCGCACCGCCGTCGAGCGCCGCGCGGCGCTGCGCCTCGCAGACAAGGCGGAGGCGCGCCGTCAGCGCGCCGTTCTGCTCGCCGCAGAGGCGCTCGATGCACGCGACAAGGAGCCGGAACGGGCGCTCGCGGCGGCGCTGGAGGCGGTGAAGCTCGCGCCTGGGTTGACGCCGGCGGCGGCGCTTGCCGGTCGGATGCTGTCCGAGCGCGGCGATGTCCGCAAGGCCTCGAAGCTGCTCGAAGCCGCCTGGCGCGAGTCGCCGCACCCGGATGTCGCGGCGGCCTATCTCGATGTTCGTCCCGGCGACAGCGCGCTCGATCGGCTGCAGCGCGCGACGACGCTTGCCAAGCTGCGCCCGGCCGATCCGGAAAGCGTGCTGGTGCTGGCCGGTGCAGCCATCCAGGCGCGCGAGTTCCAGAAGGCGCGCGAGACGCTGAAGCCGCTGCTGGCGGGCGGCCCCTCGGTGCGCGCCTGCCTGCTGATGGCCGA contains the following coding sequences:
- the tsaD gene encoding tRNA (adenosine(37)-N6)-threonylcarbamoyltransferase complex transferase subunit TsaD; translation: MRVLGIETTCDETAAAIVSVERSGETKILSNEILSQIAAHAAYGGVVPEIAARAHVEAIDRIIARAFAHAELKPGDIDAVAAAAGPGLVGGVMVGLTAGKAIALATGKPFIAINHLEAHALTARLTDDVAFPYLLLLVSGGHTQLLAVRGIGDYLKLGGTIDDAVGEAFDKIAKMLALPYPGGPSVEREAAKGDPERFDFPRPMQGRPNPDFSLSGLKTAVRLVAERIAPLSDNDVADLCASFQAAIVDVMVDRTRAGLRACREAGITPSSLVVAGGVAANQAIRSGLSRFATEAGLPMVAPPLALCGDNGAMIAWAGLERLRLGLTDDMKVAARPRWPLDELAPKPATAA
- a CDS encoding uroporphyrinogen-III synthase encodes the protein MRVFVFRPRPDADRTAEAIAAHGFEPLVAPLFEVVRLPGEAPAGDFAAIVLSSGNAVPMLAEGPEAWRDLPIFTVGARTAAKVREAGLEDARSADGDRNDLIALIRRTLPAPARLLMIAARDRNEDVPQRLRDAGYDVGLWEAYAAEAVSMLPEDAQAALRHGKADAALHYSARGAKTFLSLAQAAGVEEQALELTHVALSANVASPLISAGASTVLVAEHPEEAGMLAALEQVSQRLRPEDAGRAETRGSLKRTPPTIELKAEPQPQAEMPEQAADARKPSPEAAAPTEALPKEFSPPPAEPPRSGAEPVARPATPWPALAVAGVLGGLVGAGLMFYATRSGGPAVSPTQLADLSGRVDGLQAAVVSADRKAETAGEAATKAGSEVQALAGRVGTLAKAPAADTGAVTEQLQRAETALAASGERFDKLAARVAAVETQAKAAPTTSPEGMAAARIVLAERVQRALAGGRPFASDVAALVKGGVAQADAAALSAVATTGAATREALLAGFRKHGAMFQREVTPQSDSWSDKLWGLASRIVTVRPVGDSGSNDPATLPLRLESAVAANDMPKAAALWSQLPEPARRASAEFGADLQKRAAADAAIAKIAQDAVAALGTAG
- a CDS encoding heme biosynthesis HemY N-terminal domain-containing protein, producing the protein MVRVLVYLAVFACLAFGAVWLADRPGEISVIWQGYRIDTSVAIGAIGVVVLAFLVLLVWAVIRFVFGLPSAFSLSSRARRRARGFEAVSRGMVAIGAGDPVAAGRYTGEARRFVPSEPLTLLLEAQTAQLTGNRAQAEAAFKAMLDRSETRVLGLRGLFVEAKRRGDMAAARAFADDAVRRSPSLAWANDALLDFHTNAGDWQAARTAVERRAALRLADKAEARRQRAVLLAAEALDARDKEPERALAAALEAVKLAPGLTPAAALAGRMLSERGDVRKASKLLEAAWRESPHPDVAAAYLDVRPGDSALDRLQRATTLAKLRPADPESVLVLAGAAIQAREFQKARETLKPLLAGGPSVRACLLMAELEEAEHGSAGKVREWLARATRAPHDAAWVADGLVSDHWMPVSPITGRLDAFVWTVPPATLGSPPQALDDVLADLDDSTKLIEVKPESVTVVEPAAVAAAASPQEEPKSAPVASAPVGARPETKAEATAKTEAQMGAPLSKPAEASGAPAAGAGTAAARDAMPPKPVIFPVPHAPDDPGPDEEPPTEPKKGGFRLFG